The DNA sequence TTATTCCTGTGGTACCAGAACAAGGATCTGTTGGGGCATCGGGTGATTTAGCTCCCCTGGCACATTTAGTACTACCTTTATTAGGGCTTGGACAGGTTTGGGAAGGAGATAATATCTATGAAACTTCAGAGATTTTAGAAAAACATAATCTGGAGCCTTTAGCTTTAGGGCCAAAAGAAGGGCTGGGACTAATTAATGGAACCCAGTTCATTTTAGCTCATGCAATTAAAGGTTTGGAGAAATTCGAGTATTTATTAGATCTTGCTGATATGACTGCCGCAATGAGCCTTGAAGCTTACAGAGGATCTGAAAGTCCATTTAAAAAAGAACTTCATGAGATCAGGCCGTTTGAAGGAAGTAAAAAAGTAGCAGCGAGAATGTTGAAGTTCCTTAAGGGGTCTGAAAATATGAAAGCGCATGAAGATTGTGAAAGAGTACAGGATCCTTATTCCATGCGTTGTGTACCCCAGGTCCATGGAGCAAGCAGAAATGCCTTTGAGCATTTGAAAATGATGGCTGAGACTGAATTAAATTCTGTGACAGATAATCCAATTGTATTAAGTGCCGAAGAATCTATTTCAGGTGGAAATTTCCATGGACAGCTTATGGCTTTACCATTGGATTATGCAACATTGGCAGTAGCAGAATTAGGAAATATTTCTGATAGAAGAAGTTATTTATTATTAGAGGGTAAATATGGACTTCCTAGATTATTAACAGAAAGCTCCGGATTAAATTCTGGATTCATGATTCCACAATATACTTCTGCTGCGTTGGTTACTGAAAACAAAACATTATGTTTCCCTGCTTCCGCAGATTCCATTCCTACTAGTTTAGGTCAGGAAGATCACGTTTCTATGGGAAGTATTTCAGGAAGAAAATTCAATCAGGTTTTAGGGAATCTGGTAAATATCCTATCTGTAGAACTAATGTTTGCCGCTCAGGGACTGGAATTCAGAAGACCTGCTAAGTGTTCAAAAATTATCGAAGAAAATTATGCAATTCTTCGTTCTAAAGTAGCGAAGCTAGAGGATGATAGATTAATTGGTAAGGATATGCTGGCGATTGCAGAACTAATTAATGATAGAAAATTTGTAGTGAATTAATTAGTGACTAGGATGAAGAAGGCGGTTATTGTATGTGCTTTATTTCTTGGAATAAGCACTTTTTCTCAGGTAAAAGAGTCAAAAATCAAAGAACTTATTATTCTTACAGAAGTTGATAAACTCGCTTCTCAAGAAGTGAAACAAAATATCGGAAAATATCAAAAGGCATATCCAGGAGCATCAAATAAATTTTGGGAAGAATTTTTAAAAGAAATGAGTCCTGAAAAGTTTGCAGATCTTTATGCACCGATTTATAGTGAATATTACACTGAATCTGAAATAGATGATTTGATAAAGTTCTATAATACCTCTGCCGGTAAAAAAATGATGGAGGTTACGCCATTAATTTTAAAAGAGGGTATGAAGGCCGGAGAGAAAATGGGAAAAGAAACAGTTTCGAAATTAATGAAGAAAATTGATTAGAGAAAAGGTATTAGAAACCTCGAATCTTTTCGTAAAAATAATAAAAAGCTTCCATTAAGGAAGCTTTTTCTATTATACCATCTTTCAATTTTTAAACGACCTTAAATCTTTAAATCCTCGATTCCTTATCTTTGTTTAAACAAAAAATAATGGAAACAAAAAGAGTTGACTCTTCAAACATCGACTTTCAAAACCTTGTACAATTCCTTGATGCAGATCTGGCTATTCGTGATGGTGATGATCATGCGTTCTATCATCAGTTCAACGGAATTGATATGCTTAAAAGTTGTGTAGTAGCATATATTGATAACAGAGCTGTTGCCTGTGGAGCAATCAAACCTTTCTCCGGGGATACGGTTGAAATCAAAAGAATGTATACAAACCCTGAATACAGAGGACAGGGACTAGCATCAAAAACACTGGATGAACTTGAAGCGTGGGCAAAAGAATCCGGTTATAAGAAATGCATTTTAGAAACCGGGATCATGCAACCGGAAGCGATTGCTTTATATGAAAAGAAAGGATACAGAAAAATTTCTAATTATGGACAATATATTGGAGTTGAAAACAGTGTTTGTTTTGAGAAATTGATATAACATCAATTACTACATCTTCTATTCATTCGGAAAAATTAATATTCGGGAAATACTAAATTAATTTTTAAAGAATTGTAATTCAAAAGAAAGTGATATCTTTTGTTGACCAATCAAAATTAATTTATATGAAAAAAAATGTATTTTACCTTTTAGTCTTGTTGTTCTTTGTTGTTTCGTGTAACAGGGAAGGTATCCAAAATGAGACGGCTGGTACAGAGGCTTTTCAAAAAGATCCTTTAACAGGGAAACAGATCAACGCTGAGATCAATCAATCCATCAAAAACAAAGGTTCTTTTAATTGGAGCCAGTCTTCCAATCATGTTCTTTGGAGTGCTGTTTTCCGGGGAAACAGAATGGTATCTATCGGCTTTGGTTCTTCCAAGGATGATTTCGACAGAAGTAAATCCCCGAACCACAGCGATATGGAACGAGAAGTTCTCTCGGTGATCAAAAAATATGAAGGAAAAGATGAAAGAGGATTTCTTCTGCTTTCTGATGAGTACCTCAACCAGATGGATGTTATCATTGAAAAAGAAGAAACAATTGCTGCTCTCCGACAAATGAAAATAATTCGCTATGTGGAACCTGGAGATTACCATTATTTTGAGTTTGAATCTGCAAATAATACAACAGCGAAATCTTCAGGAAGTGGTTCTTCGGGATGTGGTTTTTCATCATCCACTTTAACCGCAGCAGACTATACGTCTACAACACCAAGCGCAAGAGTTCCTTGGGCTTTCACAAAACATAATATTCCTAATGCCTGGAACTACAGTACAGGAGCCGGAATTACTATCGGTCTGATTGACACAGGGGTTTCTCCCGAGCAGACTTTGTTGGGAAGCAGCTTTAATAATGGAGCTTCTTCCGGAAGAACAATCAGTAAATTTGGGGTGTATAATTCTGACGGATCAGCAGATCAGTGTGGGCATGGAACAAAAATGGCTTCTGTAATGACTGCTCCACGAAATAATGCAGGATTGCCTGTGGGAGTTGCCTATAATGCCAATTTAATTGCATACCGGGCTGCTGAAAACGTTGTATTGGAAACTTCCAGTGAGCAGACTGGTGTTAAGACAGCTTTTACGGAACTGGCTAATAATACCAATGTAAAAATTATTTCAATGTCGATGGGGCATATATTTTCGGTGGGCAAAATTGAGGATGGTGTAAAGTATGCCTATTCTAAAGGGAAGTTGATTTTTTGTGCAGGTGGGACATCTACCAGCTTTACCAATTTTGTGGGGGTAATATTCCCGGCATCCATGTCAGAAACTCAGGCGATCACAGGAGTAAAAGAAAATACTTCCAATCAGAAATGTGATGTTTGCCACTCCGGAAGTCAGATAGACTTTACTTTTCAGATGGAAAGGGCTTCAGGAAATACCGTTCCTGTTCTAAGTTATTATAACGGACAGGCCGATTATGTAGGCGGTTCTTCTGTTGCTACAGCAGCAACGGCAGGAATTGCGGCTTTGGTTTGGTCTAAAAATCCTTCATGGACAAGAGAGCAGGTGCTTAACAAAATGAGACAGTCGGCAACTTATTATCCTAATCCGAATTCAAGTTATGGATATGGAAATATTAATGTTTTAAATGCTGTTCAATAAATAATAATGTAAAAAAGGAAATATTTCAAACGAAATATTTCCTTTTTTACTTTTGGAAAGCATACACCTTAGTTTAATCTTTATCAAATAATCTTCAGACTTTTATTCGATCTTACATTAATCTTTTAATTGATAGTCCAAAGGGAGCAGGTTTTCAATTTTATTTTTTGAAAAATCTCCTTCATTGATCAGTAGGTCAGGAGTGGTAATATTTCCTTCTTTAGAAACTTCAAAAGTTTCACCCTCGGGATGTAGGTAAGAAGACAATACTACAGGAATAGTACTTTTTACAAATTGCCCACCCTTAAGTTCGTAAAAATGTTTAACATAGTTCACCTGAAGTATATCTGCAAAACTGAAAACTACATTGTTTTCATTTCTTGTCGTATAATTGGACGTAGGGATTTTAAGCTGAGTAATTGCTAAAGCATATTGTTTTTCAGTATTTTTCCTACGCATAATATTGCCAATATCTTCGGGTATTTTTAGATCCCTTGAATTTTTCATGATCTCTCTGAAATCATTCAGCTTAGTCAATTCTTCTTCGGTAGGATATTTTGGGTTAGGGACCTGGATCACCTTATTTGTAATAAAGCCTTCCTCGTAAACAGTATTGTTGAATACACTCCGGAAGAAATGAAGTAAACTTCCTTCGTAGGCATTCATCCTGTTGAGTTTTATCCGATCTGTATTTTTTGTTTTTTTGAAAAAACTTGTTCCGGTATAATTGAACATATTAGCATTAAAATCAGCAGAAAAGCTCATAAGATTGTACTCAATTTCATATCCCAGATTTTTATTTTCTATAATTAACGTTGCCGGAGCTTTTACGTTAAGTATTTTGTTTTTTTTATCGTAGGAAAACTTTAAGGTCCGTTGATTTTTAATTCTTACATTTTCCCTGTCGGAACCTATAAAAGAACTTAGAAAATAGTTAATAAAGTTTTTATAAGACTCCTCAGTATAAGGAATGATTTGAACCTCTTCAATGGTTTGGGCTTTCATTAGAACCACCTTAACCATTTTATTAATTAAGCTCTCAATGGGAGCGGTAGAGGTTTCATAATTTTCTTTTTGAAAAACAAGATTGGCATTTTTCTTTGAGGATATATCAAGGGTAAAACTTCCGTCCTCCTTAGAGGTTGTTCCTATAGTTGTTCCATCCAGATAGATACTGGTATTGGGAATAGGCTGTTCTATTTCGTTAACGATTTTACCTTTGATCACCTGACCAGTAAAAATGTAAAAAGGCAGAATAAATAAAAGTAGTACTAGTGTTTTTTTCATGGTAAACAATATTACTAAATTTATAGTGATAAAAAAAGAAGAAAAATATTCTTAATTTTAGCCGATTCTTACACTGGTCATACTTAAAGAACCACCAATCAACTCATCATTAAACAAAACAAGTTCTTCAGATTTATTTTTTAATCCTAAAGTATACATGAGCGGCAGATAATGATCCGGTGTTGGAACAGCATACTGTAAAAAGGCACCCTGTTTCTGATAATCAATTATATTTTGGAAATTTCCGTCAAGAAGCCAGTTGTTGGTTTTCTCTCTTGCTTCTATGGCCCAGTCCCAGCCAGCTCCAACGGTATTGATATTTCTCCAGTCGATCAATCGTAAGTTATGAACAATATTTCCGCTTCCAATAATTAAGATTCCCTTTTCCCGAAGTTGGTGTAACCTTTTTGCCAGATCATAATGATACTGCGGGGGCTGTCTGTAATCAATGCTTAACTGAACCACTGGAATATTGGCATCCGGATACATATGTTTGATCACCGACCATGCACCATGATCAAGTCCCCAATTATGATC is a window from the Chryseobacterium sp. T16E-39 genome containing:
- a CDS encoding S8 family peptidase — translated: MKKNVFYLLVLLFFVVSCNREGIQNETAGTEAFQKDPLTGKQINAEINQSIKNKGSFNWSQSSNHVLWSAVFRGNRMVSIGFGSSKDDFDRSKSPNHSDMEREVLSVIKKYEGKDERGFLLLSDEYLNQMDVIIEKEETIAALRQMKIIRYVEPGDYHYFEFESANNTTAKSSGSGSSGCGFSSSTLTAADYTSTTPSARVPWAFTKHNIPNAWNYSTGAGITIGLIDTGVSPEQTLLGSSFNNGASSGRTISKFGVYNSDGSADQCGHGTKMASVMTAPRNNAGLPVGVAYNANLIAYRAAENVVLETSSEQTGVKTAFTELANNTNVKIISMSMGHIFSVGKIEDGVKYAYSKGKLIFCAGGTSTSFTNFVGVIFPASMSETQAITGVKENTSNQKCDVCHSGSQIDFTFQMERASGNTVPVLSYYNGQADYVGGSSVATAATAGIAALVWSKNPSWTREQVLNKMRQSATYYPNPNSSYGYGNINVLNAVQ
- a CDS encoding GNAT family N-acetyltransferase, translated to METKRVDSSNIDFQNLVQFLDADLAIRDGDDHAFYHQFNGIDMLKSCVVAYIDNRAVACGAIKPFSGDTVEIKRMYTNPEYRGQGLASKTLDELEAWAKESGYKKCILETGIMQPEAIALYEKKGYRKISNYGQYIGVENSVCFEKLI
- the hutH gene encoding histidine ammonia-lyase, whose translation is MIYGVDIFSFHDVLEICKKPNKAKLNKAAKDQILKSQKNVQKIVESDRCVYGINTGFGPLCDTKISADETAQLQYNLIISHAVGVGKPINKEFSKIMMIAKVHALSKGFSGVSLDVIERLILMLEKDIIPVVPEQGSVGASGDLAPLAHLVLPLLGLGQVWEGDNIYETSEILEKHNLEPLALGPKEGLGLINGTQFILAHAIKGLEKFEYLLDLADMTAAMSLEAYRGSESPFKKELHEIRPFEGSKKVAARMLKFLKGSENMKAHEDCERVQDPYSMRCVPQVHGASRNAFEHLKMMAETELNSVTDNPIVLSAEESISGGNFHGQLMALPLDYATLAVAELGNISDRRSYLLLEGKYGLPRLLTESSGLNSGFMIPQYTSAALVTENKTLCFPASADSIPTSLGQEDHVSMGSISGRKFNQVLGNLVNILSVELMFAAQGLEFRRPAKCSKIIEENYAILRSKVAKLEDDRLIGKDMLAIAELINDRKFVVN
- the ygiD gene encoding 4,5-DOPA dioxygenase extradiol, translated to MNLNDLQNISDNFNNTERMPVLFLGHGSPMNAIEENQFVQGFRKAATEIPTPNAILCISAHWYTPGTFVTAMDMPRTIHDFGGFPQALFDVEYPAHGSPELAKETAELLTPVFVEEDHNWGLDHGAWSVIKHMYPDANIPVVQLSIDYRQPPQYHYDLAKRLHQLREKGILIIGSGNIVHNLRLIDWRNINTVGAGWDWAIEAREKTNNWLLDGNFQNIIDYQKQGAFLQYAVPTPDHYLPLMYTLGLKNKSEELVLFNDELIGGSLSMTSVRIG
- a CDS encoding carboxypeptidase-like regulatory domain-containing protein; this encodes MKKTLVLLLFILPFYIFTGQVIKGKIVNEIEQPIPNTSIYLDGTTIGTTSKEDGSFTLDISSKKNANLVFQKENYETSTAPIESLINKMVKVVLMKAQTIEEVQIIPYTEESYKNFINYFLSSFIGSDRENVRIKNQRTLKFSYDKKNKILNVKAPATLIIENKNLGYEIEYNLMSFSADFNANMFNYTGTSFFKKTKNTDRIKLNRMNAYEGSLLHFFRSVFNNTVYEEGFITNKVIQVPNPKYPTEEELTKLNDFREIMKNSRDLKIPEDIGNIMRRKNTEKQYALAITQLKIPTSNYTTRNENNVVFSFADILQVNYVKHFYELKGGQFVKSTIPVVLSSYLHPEGETFEVSKEGNITTPDLLINEGDFSKNKIENLLPLDYQLKD
- a CDS encoding DUF2059 domain-containing protein, whose amino-acid sequence is MKKAVIVCALFLGISTFSQVKESKIKELIILTEVDKLASQEVKQNIGKYQKAYPGASNKFWEEFLKEMSPEKFADLYAPIYSEYYTESEIDDLIKFYNTSAGKKMMEVTPLILKEGMKAGEKMGKETVSKLMKKID